One Pleurocapsa sp. PCC 7327 DNA segment encodes these proteins:
- the upp gene encoding uracil phosphoribosyltransferase, which produces MTLQLRVYVPDHPLIKHWLAVARDANTPSVLFKTAMTELGRWLTYEAARHWLPTLEATVQTPLAECSATLIDPEVPIAVVPILRAGLALLDGAQALLPLASIYHLGIVRNEETLQPSCYLNKMPEQFASETRVLILEPMLATGGSIMTAMAEITRRGGDPALIRIISVVAAPPALRQLSEKYPSLNIYTAIIDEGLNSKGYIVPGLGDAGDRAFGT; this is translated from the coding sequence ATGACTTTACAATTACGAGTATACGTCCCCGACCATCCCTTGATTAAACACTGGTTGGCAGTTGCTCGCGATGCAAATACGCCCTCAGTCCTCTTTAAAACCGCGATGACGGAATTAGGACGCTGGTTAACCTACGAAGCCGCTCGCCACTGGCTGCCGACGCTGGAGGCAACTGTACAAACCCCATTAGCTGAATGTTCGGCTACGCTGATCGATCCGGAAGTTCCCATCGCAGTCGTTCCCATTCTCCGCGCCGGACTCGCTTTGTTGGATGGAGCGCAGGCGCTGCTTCCTCTGGCTTCAATTTACCATTTGGGAATAGTCCGCAACGAAGAAACCTTGCAACCTAGCTGTTATTTAAACAAAATGCCAGAACAGTTTGCCTCCGAGACGCGAGTGTTGATTTTAGAGCCAATGCTGGCGACGGGAGGTTCGATTATGACGGCAATGGCAGAAATTACCCGTCGGGGAGGAGATCCGGCACTGATACGGATTATCTCTGTCGTGGCTGCACCGCCCGCTTTGCGACAATTGAGCGAAAAATATCCTAGCTTGAATATCTATACCGCTATCATTGATGAAGGACTAAATAGTAAAGGTTATATCGTACCGGGGTTAGGAGATGCAGGCGATCGCGCCTTCGGAACCTGA
- a CDS encoding TolC family protein yields the protein MLVIRYLMTASVGAVLTLVWGTSATAQTVTPPRTKFEKLSQVEHRNVNVAQRQEQPAPPARESLPGLEPAQPSQAPAETRKDEPAPENLDPSANPLQFPTKPEEVDIENVQPITLNQAIELALRNNKDLREARITLERRQAELQEAQAALLPNLSTQVQFDRTGNTTQIPSSPTQRNPFTGEVIQQAQDARLGFSESTNFQGNLELSYNIYTGGRRGAQIERAERALRQSELDVERLAEETRFNATDRYYLLQNADAQVAIAQAAVEDATQSLRDAQLLEQAGLGTRFDTLRSEVDLARANQQLTRAISAQRTARRNLAEVLSVGQQVELTAADEIREAGRWPLSLEESIVQAYKNRAELEQQLLQREISERDRTIALADIKPQVDFFAQYNFNDNFDDEFGIGDGYSFGARMRWTLFDGGAAFARARQQERNIDLANNAFARQRNQIRTQVETAYYELIANQENIETTRLNVQRAEESLRLARLRFQAGVGTQTDVINSQRDLTEARSEFLQAIIGYNQSLNQLQRFVSNQPDNRLFEFR from the coding sequence ATGTTAGTTATTCGTTATCTCATGACAGCCAGCGTCGGTGCAGTCTTAACCCTTGTTTGGGGAACATCAGCAACTGCACAGACAGTAACGCCCCCTCGCACTAAATTCGAGAAGCTATCTCAAGTCGAGCATCGGAACGTCAACGTAGCGCAGAGGCAAGAGCAGCCAGCTCCTCCAGCTAGGGAGTCGCTTCCCGGATTAGAGCCAGCTCAACCCTCTCAAGCGCCCGCCGAGACCCGTAAAGATGAGCCAGCCCCAGAAAATCTCGATCCGAGCGCTAATCCGCTACAATTTCCCACCAAACCGGAAGAGGTTGACATCGAAAACGTTCAGCCCATTACCCTCAATCAAGCGATCGAACTGGCACTGCGCAATAACAAAGACCTTCGGGAAGCCAGAATTACCCTAGAACGTCGGCAGGCTGAGTTACAAGAAGCTCAAGCCGCTCTGTTACCCAACCTGTCCACTCAAGTCCAGTTCGATCGCACCGGAAACACAACGCAAATTCCTTCCTCACCTACCCAAAGAAACCCCTTTACAGGAGAAGTTATTCAGCAGGCACAAGATGCGCGACTTGGATTTTCGGAAAGTACCAATTTCCAGGGAAACCTCGAACTGAGCTACAACATATATACGGGAGGGCGCAGAGGCGCGCAGATCGAACGAGCGGAACGTGCCTTGCGTCAAAGCGAGTTAGATGTAGAACGCCTTGCCGAAGAAACCCGCTTTAACGCGACTGATAGATATTACCTATTGCAAAATGCCGACGCTCAGGTTGCGATCGCTCAAGCAGCCGTAGAAGATGCGACTCAGAGTTTGCGAGATGCCCAACTCCTCGAACAAGCTGGTTTGGGAACGCGCTTCGATACGTTGCGATCTGAAGTAGACTTAGCTAGGGCAAACCAACAGTTAACTAGAGCGATTTCAGCACAACGCACGGCTAGGCGGAATCTGGCAGAAGTCTTGAGTGTAGGTCAGCAAGTCGAGCTAACGGCTGCCGATGAAATCAGAGAGGCTGGCAGGTGGCCGTTGTCTTTAGAAGAAAGTATCGTCCAAGCCTATAAAAATCGAGCAGAATTAGAGCAGCAGCTGCTACAGAGAGAAATTAGCGAACGCGATCGAACGATCGCGCTAGCCGACATTAAACCGCAAGTTGATTTCTTTGCCCAATACAATTTCAATGACAATTTCGATGATGAGTTTGGGATTGGCGACGGCTATAGCTTTGGAGCCAGAATGCGCTGGACGCTTTTCGATGGCGGGGCAGCTTTTGCCAGAGCGAGGCAGCAGGAAAGAAATATCGACCTGGCTAACAATGCCTTCGCCAGACAGCGCAACCAAATTCGCACGCAGGTCGAAACAGCATACTATGAACTCATCGCCAATCAAGAAAATATCGAAACAACTCGGCTCAACGTTCAACGGGCTGAAGAATCGCTGCGACTAGCTCGCTTGCGTTTCCAAGCAGGAGTCGGCACCCAAACAGACGTAATTAACTCGCAACGGGATCTGACCGAAGCTCGCAGCGAGTTCCTACAGGCAATTATCGGTTACAATCAGTCGTTGAACCAACTACAACGATTCGTTAGCAATCAGCCAGATAATCGGCTATTTGAGTTCCGTTAA
- the crtH gene encoding carotenoid isomerase, translated as MSAVSPALQPNEPVNSLEYDVIVIGSGIGGLVTATQLASKGAKVLVLERYLIPGGSAGYFEREGYRFDVGASMIFGFGTQGTTNLLTRALKAVNMSLETIPDLVQIHYHLPNGLELKVYRDYEKFLQELISHFPHERQGIRRFYDECWKVFNCLNAMELLSLEEPRYLMRVFFQHPFACLGLIKYLPQNAGDIARRYISDPQLLKFIDMECYCWSVVPADRTPAINAGMVFSDRHYGGINYPKGGVGQIAQKLVEGLVKAGSEIQYGARVTQILLEGGTAVGVKLANGKQYRAKRIVSNATRWDTFEKLLPSEAMPASEKRWQKRYQKSPSFLSLHLGVKSEVLPSGTDCHHILLEDWEKMEDEEGTIFVSIPTLLDPDLAPSGHHIIHTFTPSWIERWRGLSPKEYQHKKEEAAERIIKRLEKIFPGLSAGLDYQEVGTPRTHRRFLGRDDGTYGPIPRGKLAGLLGMPFNRTAIPGLYCVGDSTFPGQGLNAVAFSGFACGHRIAVDLGL; from the coding sequence ATGAGTGCCGTATCTCCAGCTCTCCAGCCTAACGAACCAGTAAATTCCTTAGAATACGACGTTATTGTCATAGGGTCTGGTATTGGCGGATTAGTTACCGCTACCCAACTCGCCTCTAAAGGCGCAAAAGTCTTAGTTTTAGAGCGATATCTCATTCCGGGCGGCAGTGCAGGCTACTTCGAGCGAGAAGGCTATCGCTTCGATGTCGGAGCTTCAATGATTTTTGGTTTCGGGACTCAAGGCACCACCAACCTCCTCACCCGTGCCCTTAAAGCTGTCAATATGAGTCTAGAAACCATTCCCGACTTGGTGCAGATTCACTATCACCTGCCCAACGGATTGGAGTTAAAAGTCTATCGCGATTATGAAAAATTTTTGCAAGAGTTAATCTCTCATTTCCCTCACGAACGACAAGGAATTCGCCGTTTCTACGACGAGTGCTGGAAAGTCTTTAACTGTCTTAATGCGATGGAGTTGCTTTCTCTAGAAGAACCTCGGTATCTAATGCGAGTTTTCTTCCAGCACCCCTTCGCCTGCCTGGGATTAATCAAATACCTGCCCCAAAACGCCGGAGATATTGCCCGCCGTTACATTAGCGACCCGCAACTGTTGAAATTTATCGATATGGAATGTTATTGTTGGTCGGTTGTCCCAGCCGATCGCACTCCTGCAATCAATGCCGGGATGGTCTTTTCTGACAGACATTATGGAGGAATTAACTATCCCAAAGGCGGCGTAGGTCAAATCGCTCAGAAGTTAGTCGAAGGATTGGTCAAAGCAGGCAGCGAAATTCAATATGGAGCGAGGGTTACGCAAATTCTCCTTGAGGGTGGCACAGCAGTCGGCGTTAAATTAGCCAACGGCAAACAATATCGGGCAAAGCGGATTGTTTCTAACGCCACTCGTTGGGACACGTTTGAGAAATTGCTGCCGTCCGAGGCGATGCCTGCTTCCGAAAAACGGTGGCAAAAGCGGTATCAGAAGTCGCCTAGTTTTCTAAGTCTGCATTTAGGGGTCAAGTCAGAAGTCCTGCCGTCGGGAACGGACTGCCACCACATTCTATTGGAAGATTGGGAGAAGATGGAGGATGAGGAGGGAACGATTTTTGTCTCGATCCCGACTTTGCTCGACCCAGACTTAGCTCCATCGGGACATCATATCATTCACACGTTTACGCCTAGCTGGATAGAACGATGGCGGGGACTCTCCCCAAAAGAGTATCAACACAAAAAGGAAGAAGCAGCAGAACGTATAATTAAGAGGCTGGAGAAAATTTTTCCCGGTTTGAGCGCTGGACTAGATTATCAGGAGGTGGGAACGCCTCGCACGCATCGCCGCTTCTTGGGTCGCGATGACGGGACATACGGACCGATTCCTCGCGGCAAGTTAGCAGGTTTATTAGGAATGCCCTTTAACCGAACTGCTATTCCCGGACTCTATTGCGTAGGAGATAGTACTTTTCCGGGACAGGGATTGAATGCGGTGGCATTTTCGGGTTTTGCTTGCGGTCATCGTATAGCAGTAGATTTAGGACTTTAG
- a CDS encoding Hsp70 family protein: protein MSYAIDFGTSNTVITRWNAATEKPETVKLSGLSQQLGDNPPLIPSLVYVEDASRAKIVAGQTVRDRGLDLANDPRFFRSFKRGIGAQIQGFLPELDEKIITFERVGEWFLTTLINQLKEETSQTPDSLVLTVPVDSFETYRSWLSQVCQSWAIEQIRILDEPTAAALGYGTTDENLLLVVDFGGGTIDLSLVQLDLDNKQKTQGFILKWGEKFFGNNSGQKAKLARVLAKAGTNLGGSDLDSWLVDYFAQTQGLPKSPLTTRLAERLKIQLSSQTQATEVYFNDETFESYELALDRDRFEEILKQQQFFEQLDELMTQVLQQARRNGIEITNIDAVLLVGGTVQIPAVQNWVKQYFDEAKIRCDRPFEAIALGALQLAQGFELKDFLYHSYGIRYWNRRKNAHSWHPIIRAGQPYPMGNPVELTLGASVENQPSIELIIGELGADTGGTEVYFEGDRLVTRSVGSGETTVRPLNDRDGARTIAQLNPAGSQGSDRIKLQFWVDEQRFLRINVEDLLRQETLLRNQIVAQLS, encoded by the coding sequence GTGTCCTACGCCATCGATTTCGGTACCAGTAACACCGTTATTACCCGTTGGAACGCAGCAACCGAAAAGCCCGAAACCGTAAAACTATCGGGACTGTCCCAACAACTGGGAGATAATCCCCCTCTGATTCCCAGTTTGGTGTATGTAGAAGATGCCAGTCGCGCTAAGATCGTCGCGGGACAGACAGTACGCGATCGCGGTTTGGATCTTGCCAACGATCCCCGCTTCTTCCGTAGCTTCAAACGGGGAATCGGCGCGCAAATACAAGGGTTTTTGCCAGAATTAGATGAAAAAATCATCACTTTTGAACGAGTCGGGGAATGGTTTTTAACGACGTTGATTAACCAACTCAAAGAAGAAACCTCCCAAACTCCCGACTCTCTCGTCCTCACCGTCCCCGTCGATAGCTTTGAAACCTATCGCAGTTGGTTGAGTCAAGTCTGTCAATCTTGGGCGATCGAACAAATTAGAATTCTCGACGAACCGACGGCAGCGGCGCTGGGGTACGGTACGACGGACGAAAATTTGCTTTTAGTCGTCGATTTTGGCGGCGGAACGATCGACCTTTCTTTAGTTCAGTTGGACTTAGATAACAAACAAAAAACGCAGGGCTTTATTCTTAAATGGGGCGAAAAATTCTTTGGCAATAATTCGGGACAAAAAGCCAAACTCGCCCGCGTTTTAGCCAAAGCAGGCACGAATTTAGGGGGTTCCGATCTCGATTCTTGGTTAGTCGATTATTTTGCTCAAACACAAGGATTGCCAAAATCTCCTTTAACAACTCGTTTGGCAGAACGACTAAAGATTCAACTCTCTTCTCAAACACAAGCAACTGAAGTTTATTTTAATGATGAAACTTTTGAGAGTTACGAATTAGCATTAGATCGCGATCGCTTTGAAGAAATTCTCAAACAACAGCAATTTTTTGAGCAATTAGACGAATTAATGACTCAAGTCTTGCAGCAAGCAAGGCGCAATGGAATTGAAATAACCAATATCGATGCCGTGTTATTAGTGGGAGGAACGGTACAAATTCCTGCCGTACAAAATTGGGTCAAACAATACTTCGATGAAGCCAAAATTCGCTGCGATCGCCCCTTTGAAGCGATCGCATTGGGCGCATTGCAATTAGCTCAAGGATTTGAATTAAAAGACTTTCTCTATCACAGTTACGGAATTCGCTACTGGAATCGCCGCAAAAACGCCCATAGTTGGCATCCGATTATTAGGGCAGGGCAACCCTATCCGATGGGCAATCCTGTTGAATTGACCTTGGGTGCCTCTGTGGAAAATCAACCCAGCATCGAATTAATTATCGGTGAATTGGGTGCAGACACGGGAGGAACTGAGGTATATTTTGAAGGCGATCGCTTGGTAACTCGTTCCGTTGGCAGTGGCGAAACCACGGTTCGCCCTCTCAACGATCGCGATGGGGCAAGAACGATCGCGCAACTAAATCCTGCGGGGAGTCAGGGAAGCGATCGCATTAAATTGCAATTCTGGGTAGACGAACAGCGTTTCTTGCGAATTAACGTGGAAGATTTACTTAGGCAAGAAACACTACTGAGAAATCAGATTGTGGCACAGTTGAGTTGA
- the ggt gene encoding gamma-glutamyltransferase has translation MSQKNRGVIAAGHQKTAEAGQAMFALGGNAFDAAIAAVLTAFVAESVLSSPAGGGFLLAHTKDNQSILFDFFCQTPRHKKPVEKIDFYPIHVNFGGEIQTFHIGLGSIATPGNLAGIWKVHQKLGKLPFEVVVQPAIDCAKNGLIVNHFNSFTFKLLEPILTRYPESRQIYAPDGKLLTAGQICYMKDLAATLTEISRSGIKIFYEGDIAHQLVKDLSDGGYLTLEDLENYRILVRKPLKIHYRGWELLTNPPPSSGGTLIAFALKLLEIFDLNQIEFGSHKHLEILAQVMRLTNEARKHNYDGRLYQKNIEQHFLDERYLEHYRSRLDAAVNKLGNTTHISVLDSEGNAASVTVSNGEGSSYVIPGTGIMLNNMLGEADLNPLGFHNWECDRRISSMMSPTILLRDGKPELVLGSGGSNRIRTAILQVISNLLDFNLSLAEAVENPRVHWENNIFSIEPMFGAETLERLRLPEATQVVLWQEKNMFFGGVHAVRKNPDGSMEGRGDPRREGVAIA, from the coding sequence ATGAGTCAAAAAAATCGAGGGGTTATTGCTGCTGGACATCAAAAAACTGCTGAGGCAGGGCAAGCTATGTTTGCCTTGGGCGGGAATGCTTTTGATGCTGCGATCGCGGCTGTCTTAACGGCATTTGTTGCAGAATCCGTTCTTTCCTCTCCGGCTGGCGGCGGTTTTCTCCTAGCTCATACTAAAGATAATCAAAGTATTTTATTTGATTTTTTTTGTCAAACTCCCCGTCATAAAAAACCTGTAGAAAAAATTGATTTCTATCCCATTCATGTTAACTTTGGCGGCGAAATTCAGACGTTTCATATCGGACTGGGTTCGATCGCCACGCCTGGAAATTTAGCAGGAATCTGGAAAGTTCATCAAAAATTGGGTAAATTGCCCTTTGAAGTCGTCGTCCAACCCGCGATCGATTGTGCCAAAAATGGATTGATTGTTAATCATTTTAATAGTTTTACCTTTAAATTACTCGAACCGATTCTGACAAGATATCCTGAATCTCGGCAAATTTATGCGCCAGATGGGAAATTATTAACTGCCGGACAAATCTGCTACATGAAAGATTTAGCGGCGACTTTAACTGAAATATCTCGCTCTGGAATCAAAATATTTTATGAGGGAGACATTGCCCATCAATTAGTGAAAGACTTGTCAGACGGGGGATATTTAACCCTAGAAGATCTTGAAAATTATCGAATTCTTGTCAGAAAACCGCTAAAAATTCACTATCGCGGCTGGGAATTACTGACCAATCCTCCACCGAGTTCGGGCGGAACGTTAATTGCTTTTGCTCTCAAACTTTTGGAAATATTCGATCTCAATCAAATTGAATTTGGCAGTCACAAACATTTGGAAATATTAGCTCAAGTCATGCGCCTGACTAATGAAGCGAGAAAACATAATTACGATGGTCGCCTTTATCAAAAAAATATAGAGCAACATTTTCTCGACGAACGGTATTTAGAACATTATCGATCGCGATTAGATGCTGCCGTCAACAAATTAGGCAACACCACTCACATCAGCGTCCTCGATAGCGAAGGAAATGCTGCAAGCGTTACCGTTTCTAACGGAGAAGGGTCTTCCTATGTCATCCCAGGAACGGGAATCATGCTCAATAACATGCTTGGAGAAGCCGACTTGAATCCCCTCGGCTTTCATAATTGGGAATGCGATCGCCGCATTTCTTCGATGATGTCGCCAACGATCCTCTTAAGAGACGGAAAACCAGAATTAGTCTTAGGTTCGGGCGGTTCCAATCGGATCAGAACGGCAATTTTACAAGTCATTTCTAATTTATTGGATTTTAACTTATCGCTCGCAGAAGCTGTAGAAAATCCGAGGGTGCATTGGGAAAATAATATATTCAGTATCGAACCCATGTTTGGGGCAGAAACTCTCGAACGATTGCGTCTGCCAGAAGCCACTCAAGTTGTTTTGTGGCAAGAGAAAAATATGTTCTTTGGCGGCGTTCATGCAGTCAGAAAAAACCCCGACGGAAGCATGGAAGGACGCGGCGATCCTCGACGGGAAGGGGTAGCGATCGCTTAA
- a CDS encoding iron uptake porin has protein sequence MTSLRKLGQYGLLGLMLLGSIGLTATNALADAIAPQSRETPAANADFLQQLDRYNNQSDSLDQVTSVQELKDVAPTEWAYEALRSLVERYGCIVGYPDSTYRGNRALTRWEFAAGLNSCMNTMERLIQENVAVLKEDVDTLKRLAQEFEAELAALGGRVDNLEGRVAFLEDNQFSTTTKLTGEVVFAVAAATNNGGTDNQAVFQNRTRLYLETSFTGEDILYTGLAAGNSPRFDLPSQGTGVPTGEGIFTFQDYFDNDVAIDFLSYFTPIGDWAEVFVTAAAGATSDYLPTAGNDPIDDGGDGGSGALTLFGAHNPIYYIGGGAGAGFNLKFGDTFTLSTSYLAGPADAASPAEGAGIFNGDYAALGQLTITPNDSLTFVLTYVNSYHSAGTPIFNYGFATFPDSTGVVGTSFANFPGGTDARVSANSFGVGASYRVAPQFVVSAWGGYTIADIRNFSEDGEIWNYALSLAFPDLFGEGNLGGLIAGVQPYLGNPAEVGLVGASNNIPIHIEAFYRYQLNDNISITPGIVYLNAPDQQDDEDAILGVVRTTFTF, from the coding sequence ATGACAAGCTTAAGAAAACTAGGACAATACGGGCTGCTCGGGTTAATGCTGTTGGGTTCGATAGGTCTAACGGCGACCAATGCTCTAGCTGACGCGATCGCTCCTCAAAGTCGCGAAACTCCTGCGGCTAATGCCGATTTCCTCCAACAACTCGATCGCTACAATAATCAGAGCGATTCCCTCGACCAAGTGACTAGCGTCCAAGAATTAAAGGACGTTGCTCCGACAGAGTGGGCATATGAAGCATTGCGGAGTTTGGTGGAACGCTATGGCTGTATCGTCGGCTATCCCGATAGTACTTACCGAGGCAACCGTGCCCTAACCCGTTGGGAGTTCGCCGCTGGTTTGAATTCCTGCATGAATACCATGGAGCGTCTCATTCAGGAAAATGTTGCCGTTCTCAAGGAAGACGTGGATACGCTCAAGCGCTTGGCACAAGAATTTGAAGCCGAACTAGCTGCCCTAGGCGGACGAGTCGATAACTTAGAAGGGCGCGTCGCTTTTTTGGAAGACAATCAATTTTCAACAACTACTAAGCTAACGGGCGAAGTCGTTTTTGCCGTTGCTGCCGCAACTAACAACGGCGGGACGGATAATCAAGCCGTTTTCCAAAATCGGACGCGCTTATATCTAGAAACTAGCTTTACAGGAGAAGATATTCTCTATACTGGACTGGCGGCAGGCAATTCTCCTCGTTTCGACCTTCCTTCTCAAGGAACGGGCGTTCCCACTGGCGAAGGGATCTTTACCTTCCAGGATTATTTCGACAATGATGTCGCGATCGATTTTCTATCCTACTTCACGCCGATTGGCGATTGGGCTGAAGTTTTCGTGACTGCTGCTGCCGGAGCTACTTCAGACTATTTACCTACTGCTGGTAACGATCCCATTGACGATGGCGGCGATGGCGGTTCTGGTGCCCTGACTCTCTTTGGTGCCCACAATCCGATTTACTATATCGGAGGTGGCGCTGGGGCAGGATTTAACCTCAAGTTCGGCGATACATTTACGCTCAGTACGAGTTATCTAGCCGGGCCTGCCGATGCCGCCAGTCCAGCGGAAGGGGCTGGAATTTTTAACGGGGATTACGCAGCTTTAGGGCAGTTGACCATTACGCCCAATGACAGTCTGACGTTTGTCCTGACCTATGTCAATAGCTATCATAGTGCTGGTACGCCCATCTTTAACTATGGCTTTGCTACTTTCCCCGATAGTACAGGAGTTGTCGGGACAAGCTTTGCTAACTTTCCTGGCGGCACTGATGCTAGGGTTAGTGCCAACTCGTTTGGCGTTGGTGCTTCTTATCGGGTTGCGCCGCAATTCGTCGTCAGCGCCTGGGGAGGATACACGATCGCCGATATTCGCAATTTCTCTGAGGACGGAGAAATTTGGAACTACGCGCTGTCTCTTGCCTTTCCTGATTTGTTCGGGGAGGGAAATTTGGGCGGTTTGATCGCAGGCGTTCAGCCCTATTTGGGCAACCCCGCTGAAGTGGGTTTGGTTGGTGCTTCTAACAATATTCCCATACACATAGAAGCTTTCTACCGCTATCAGCTCAACGATAATATTTCCATCACGCCTGGAATTGTTTATCTAAACGCGCCCGATCAGCAGGACGATGAAGATGCGATCTTGGGCGTTGTCAGAACGACTTTTACGTTCTAA
- the radC gene encoding DNA repair protein RadC: MTYSLRIADIPSSERPRERLLSLGARHLSTAELLAILLATGQGKGKLSAIGLGQYILQELSKHKREPLDVLRDISPQELMAIPGIGPAKATTILAAVELGKRAFQIRPMEKVVIDSPDAAAAAISLDLMWQQQERFAVILLDVKNRFIGTKVVTIGTATETLVHPREIFREVIKQGATKLIIAHNHPSGNLEPSQEDISLTEQLLQGAQYLRIPLLDHLIVGNGDRQSLRQITDLWEKYPQND, from the coding sequence ATGACCTATAGTCTCAGGATTGCCGATATTCCTAGCAGCGAACGACCTCGCGAACGATTGCTTAGTTTGGGAGCCAGACACTTATCAACGGCTGAATTGTTAGCCATTTTACTTGCTACGGGTCAAGGAAAAGGAAAACTCTCTGCGATTGGCTTAGGGCAGTATATTTTACAAGAATTAAGCAAGCACAAGCGCGAACCTTTGGATGTTTTGAGAGATATCAGTCCTCAAGAGTTGATGGCGATTCCAGGAATTGGACCAGCAAAAGCTACAACCATTCTTGCTGCTGTTGAATTGGGCAAACGAGCGTTTCAAATACGACCGATGGAAAAGGTTGTGATAGACAGTCCTGATGCAGCAGCGGCAGCGATTAGTCTGGATTTGATGTGGCAGCAACAAGAGCGATTTGCCGTCATTTTGTTAGATGTCAAGAACCGTTTCATCGGTACTAAAGTGGTAACTATCGGTACTGCCACTGAAACATTAGTTCATCCTCGCGAGATTTTCCGCGAAGTTATCAAACAAGGAGCCACGAAGCTCATCATCGCTCACAATCATCCTTCTGGTAACTTAGAACCGAGTCAAGAAGATATTTCTTTAACGGAGCAGTTATTACAAGGGGCGCAATATTTAAGGATTCCACTTTTGGATCACTTAATCGTCGGCAATGGCGATCGTCAAAGTTTGCGACAGATAACCGATCTGTGGGAGAAATACCCTCAAAACGATTGA